The proteins below come from a single Bacteroidota bacterium genomic window:
- a CDS encoding DUF721 domain-containing protein → MSTNEQNIKEAVNEFLKSTRLGKKLSEQKIISGWEKIMGKMIAKHTKEVSIINKKLFLSLDSAPLKQELFYARSKIIGMLNEEAGEEIIQEIIFR, encoded by the coding sequence ATGTCCACCAACGAACAAAATATCAAAGAAGCGGTCAATGAATTTCTGAAGTCAACGCGGCTGGGCAAAAAACTTTCCGAGCAAAAAATAATCAGCGGATGGGAAAAAATAATGGGTAAGATGATTGCAAAGCATACCAAAGAAGTTTCGATTATCAACAAAAAACTTTTTCTTTCGCTTGATTCGGCACCGCTCAAGCAGGAACTTTTTTACGCGCGCTCAAAAATAATCGGCATGTTAAATGAAGAAGCAGGCGAAGAAATAATTCAAGAAATTATTTTCAGGTAA
- a CDS encoding T9SS type A sorting domain-containing protein codes for MKKSLHLSFILCGVLFLGSSSANAQLIAAGGYHSLFNCTSNTAYACGQNLYGQLGDATSIDKHTPVQASGATSVIAVATVYDHSLFLKSNNTVWSCGDNTYGQLGDGTNTGKNASVQVSGVSGIIVIAAGYQHSLFVKNDGTVWSCGDNTYGQLGDGTTTQRKTPVQVSGLTGITAAAAGQYQSLFLKNDGTVWSCGRNNYGQLGDGTNTDRHSPVQITSLSGISFIAAGASHSMFIKSGAVWACGRNNFGQLGDGTTTNRKTPVQASGLSGIIYVAGGTYHSLFVKNTNTVWCCGQNGYGQLGDGTTTDQHTAVQASSLSGITEVAGGGSHSLFLKNDGTVWSCGYNIYGELGDGTTTDKHTPIQITGLCSVGVNAVAENILTENLRLYPNPSNGQFTIAGTAKQSQIEIYNMLGERIYKSEINNSKIEINLVGQPSGIYMVKISVSNEIITKKIVIE; via the coding sequence ATGAAAAAATCTTTACACCTTTCATTCATCCTTTGCGGAGTTTTATTTCTTGGTTCGTCTTCTGCAAACGCACAACTTATTGCTGCGGGCGGCTATCATTCGCTTTTCAACTGCACCAGCAACACCGCGTATGCCTGCGGACAAAATCTTTACGGGCAGTTGGGCGATGCCACTTCCATTGACAAACACACGCCTGTGCAGGCGAGCGGAGCAACCAGCGTAATTGCAGTGGCAACGGTGTATGACCATTCACTTTTTCTGAAAAGCAACAACACCGTTTGGTCGTGCGGAGATAATACGTACGGACAATTAGGCGATGGCACCAACACGGGCAAAAATGCTTCCGTGCAGGTAAGCGGGGTGTCGGGCATAATAGTTATTGCTGCCGGTTACCAGCATTCACTCTTTGTAAAAAATGACGGCACTGTTTGGTCGTGCGGAGACAACACCTACGGGCAGTTGGGCGATGGCACCACCACTCAGCGAAAAACTCCCGTGCAGGTGAGCGGCCTGACAGGAATTACTGCAGCGGCAGCAGGGCAATATCAATCCCTGTTTCTGAAAAACGATGGCACTGTTTGGTCATGCGGAAGAAATAATTACGGGCAGCTGGGCGATGGAACCAACACCGACCGGCATTCTCCCGTACAAATTACTTCGCTCAGCGGAATTTCATTTATTGCTGCGGGCGCTTCGCATTCCATGTTTATAAAGAGCGGTGCGGTGTGGGCTTGCGGAAGAAATAATTTCGGGCAGTTGGGCGATGGCACCACCACCAACCGCAAAACTCCCGTGCAGGCGAGCGGGCTCAGCGGAATTATTTATGTTGCAGGAGGAACGTATCATTCCCTCTTTGTGAAAAACACTAACACTGTCTGGTGTTGCGGGCAAAACGGTTACGGGCAATTGGGTGATGGCACCACTACCGACCAGCACACTGCAGTGCAGGCAAGTTCATTATCCGGCATTACGGAAGTGGCAGGGGGCGGCTCTCATTCGCTCTTCCTGAAAAATGACGGCACCGTTTGGTCATGCGGCTACAATATTTACGGAGAGTTGGGCGATGGCACCACTACCGATAAGCATACCCCAATTCAAATAACCGGTCTTTGCAGTGTGGGTGTGAATGCAGTGGCTGAAAATATTCTCACGGAAAATTTGCGCCTTTACCCGAATCCCTCAAACGGGCAATTCACCATTGCGGGAACAGCAAAGCAATCACAGATTGAAATTTATAATATGCTGGGAGAAAGAATTTATAAATCTGAAATCAACAATTCAAAAATTGAAATTAATTTAGTTGGTCAGCCAAGCGGAATTTACATGGTAAAGATTTCTGTTTCAAACGAAATTATTACCAAGAAGATTGTGATTGAATAA